From a single Streptomyces sp. NBC_00377 genomic region:
- the moeZ gene encoding adenylyltransferase/sulfurtransferase MoeZ, producing the protein MSLPPLVEPASELTVDEVRRYSRHLIIPDVGMDGQKRLKNAKVLCVGAGGLGSPALMYLAAAGVGTLGIVEFDEVDESNLQRQIIHSQADIGRSKAASARDSVLGINPYVNVVLHEERLEAENVMDIFSQYDLIVDGTDNFATRYLVNDACVLLNKPYVWGSIYRFDGQASVFWSEHGPCYRCLYPEPPPPGMVPSCAEGGVLGVLCASIGSIQVNEAIKLLAGIGEPLVGRLMIYDALEMQYRQVKVRKDPDCAVCGENPTVTELIDYEAFCGVVSEEAQAAAAGSTITPKQLKEWIDDGESIEIIDVREQNEYEIVSIPGARLIPKNEFLLGTALESLPQDKKIVLHCKTGVRSAEVLAVLKSAGFADAVHVGGGVIGWVNQIEPSKPIY; encoded by the coding sequence GTGTCGCTGCCACCCCTGGTCGAGCCAGCCTCTGAGCTCACCGTAGACGAGGTCCGCAGGTACTCCCGCCACCTGATCATCCCCGATGTCGGGATGGACGGGCAGAAGCGGCTGAAGAACGCCAAGGTGCTCTGTGTGGGCGCCGGCGGCCTGGGCTCGCCGGCACTGATGTACCTGGCCGCGGCGGGGGTGGGCACACTCGGCATCGTGGAGTTCGACGAGGTCGACGAGTCGAACCTGCAACGGCAGATCATCCACAGCCAGGCCGACATCGGCCGTTCCAAGGCCGCGTCCGCCCGTGACTCCGTCCTCGGCATCAACCCGTACGTGAACGTGGTCCTGCACGAAGAGCGGCTCGAAGCCGAGAACGTGATGGACATCTTCAGCCAGTACGACCTGATCGTCGACGGCACGGACAACTTCGCGACCCGCTACCTGGTCAACGACGCGTGCGTCCTGCTGAACAAGCCCTACGTGTGGGGCTCGATCTACCGCTTCGACGGCCAGGCGTCCGTCTTCTGGTCCGAGCACGGTCCCTGCTACCGCTGCCTCTACCCGGAGCCCCCGCCGCCGGGCATGGTCCCCTCCTGCGCCGAGGGCGGCGTCCTGGGCGTGCTGTGCGCGTCCATCGGCTCCATCCAGGTCAACGAGGCGATCAAGCTCCTCGCGGGAATCGGCGAGCCGCTGGTCGGCCGTCTCATGATCTACGACGCCCTGGAGATGCAGTACCGCCAGGTCAAGGTCCGTAAGGACCCCGACTGCGCGGTCTGCGGCGAGAACCCGACCGTCACCGAACTCATCGACTACGAGGCCTTCTGCGGCGTCGTCTCCGAGGAGGCCCAGGCGGCGGCCGCCGGCTCGACGATCACTCCCAAGCAGCTCAAGGAGTGGATCGACGACGGCGAGAGCATCGAGATCATCGACGTCCGTGAGCAGAACGAGTACGAGATCGTCTCCATCCCGGGCGCCAGGCTGATCCCGAAGAACGAGTTCCTCCTCGGCACCGCCCTGGAGAGCCTGCCCCAGGACAAGAAGATCGTCCTGCACTGCAAGACGGGTGTCCGCAGTGCGGAAGTCCTCGCGGTGCTGAAGTCCGCGGGCTTCGCGGACGCCGTGCACGTCGGCGGCGGTGTGATCGGCTGGGTCAACCAGATCGAACCGAGCAAGCCGATCTACTGA
- a CDS encoding spherulation-specific family 4 protein, with translation MSYLTGTPAGTARAGTTSVRTGFGVPGIAHPLLAPAEWVELARPGRPLHWVALDVADGPGVRPDPRCLEAAGRLRNAGVRVLGNLGLRHGARGFAEVISDAQRHLDWYQVDGFLLDGCPAGRTALPELSRTVRALRTLRDTTHIVLGHGTHPYPGYAEHADQLVTFSGPWSDYRWSQVAEWTAEHPPERFCHFVHGVPRGHLDEALRIARWQGAATIWFTDGTDRGGLTGPWETMPGYWDELVSRIGTGVSE, from the coding sequence ATGTCGTATCTGACCGGAACCCCGGCAGGCACCGCGAGGGCCGGCACCACCAGTGTCCGTACCGGCTTCGGCGTTCCCGGCATCGCGCACCCCCTCCTCGCCCCGGCCGAGTGGGTCGAACTCGCCCGCCCCGGCCGGCCCCTGCACTGGGTCGCCCTCGACGTGGCCGACGGCCCCGGCGTCCGCCCCGACCCGCGCTGCCTGGAGGCGGCGGGCCGGCTGCGCAACGCCGGCGTCCGTGTCCTCGGGAACCTCGGACTCCGCCACGGCGCCCGCGGCTTCGCCGAGGTGATCTCCGACGCGCAGCGCCACCTCGACTGGTACCAGGTCGACGGCTTCCTCCTGGACGGGTGCCCGGCCGGGCGGACCGCCCTCCCCGAGCTGAGCCGCACGGTCCGTGCCCTGCGCACCCTGCGTGACACGACCCACATCGTCCTCGGTCACGGCACCCACCCGTACCCCGGCTACGCCGAGCACGCGGACCAGTTGGTCACCTTCTCGGGTCCCTGGAGCGACTACCGCTGGTCGCAGGTCGCCGAGTGGACCGCGGAGCACCCGCCCGAGCGCTTCTGCCACTTCGTGCACGGTGTACCGCGCGGCCACCTCGACGAGGCACTGCGCATCGCCCGCTGGCAGGGGGCCGCGACGATCTGGTTCACCGACGGCACAGACCGCGGCGGCCTCACCGGCCCCTGGGAGACCATGCCCGGCTACTGGGACGAACTCGTCTCGCGGATCGGAACAGGTGTCTCGGAATGA
- a CDS encoding NAD-dependent epimerase/dehydratase family protein, which yields MRVLLIGANGYLGRFVADRLLADPAVQLTALGRGDDADVRFDLASGSPGALTRFLDAVHPQVVVNCAGTTRGGARELTRHNTVAVATVCEALRRSGCGARLVQIGCGAEYGPSQPGSSTAEDAVPRPGGPYGVSKLAATELVLGSGLDAVVLRVFSPAGPGTPAGSPLGRLAEAMRRAMQSGDGELKLGGLGVQRDFLDVRDVARAVHAASLSAAQGVINIGSGRAVRLRDAAAVLARVAGYGGALHELDGPPGAHLRPAIGHPRPEPDHGGPVAYPYPDGCGSWQQADVRTARDRLGWRPRINLEESLADIWMEAACRI from the coding sequence ATGAGGGTTCTGCTGATCGGAGCCAACGGCTACCTCGGCCGTTTCGTCGCCGACCGACTGCTCGCCGACCCGGCCGTCCAGCTCACCGCGCTCGGCCGCGGCGACGACGCCGACGTCCGATTCGACCTCGCGTCCGGCAGCCCGGGAGCACTCACCCGCTTCCTCGACGCCGTCCATCCCCAGGTCGTCGTCAACTGTGCGGGCACCACCCGGGGCGGCGCCCGCGAACTCACCCGGCACAACACCGTCGCCGTCGCCACCGTCTGCGAGGCCCTGCGCCGCAGCGGATGCGGGGCACGGCTGGTGCAGATCGGCTGCGGCGCCGAGTACGGTCCGAGCCAGCCCGGTTCCTCGACGGCCGAGGACGCCGTACCGCGCCCCGGTGGCCCGTACGGGGTCAGCAAACTCGCCGCCACCGAACTCGTCCTCGGTTCAGGACTGGACGCCGTCGTGCTCCGGGTGTTCTCGCCCGCCGGACCCGGCACACCCGCCGGCTCCCCGCTGGGCCGACTCGCCGAGGCCATGCGCCGTGCCATGCAGTCCGGTGACGGCGAGCTCAAACTCGGCGGACTCGGCGTGCAGCGCGACTTCCTCGACGTCCGGGACGTCGCCCGCGCCGTGCACGCGGCCTCCCTCTCCGCCGCACAGGGCGTCATCAACATCGGCTCGGGCCGCGCCGTTCGTCTGCGCGACGCCGCCGCGGTCCTCGCGCGGGTGGCCGGGTACGGCGGCGCCCTCCACGAACTGGACGGCCCGCCCGGCGCCCACCTCCGGCCCGCCATCGGCCACCCCCGCCCCGAACCGGACCACGGGGGCCCGGTCGCGTACCCGTATCCGGACGGCTGCGGCAGCTGGCAGCAGGCAGATGTGCGCACCGCCCGCGACCGGCTCGGCTGGCGGCCGCGCATCAACCTCGAGGAGTCCCTCGCCGACATCTGGATGGAGGCGGCATGTCGTATCTGA